AAGGCCCAGGCGTAGTCAATCAGCGCCATGGCCCACGTGCTGACGGCGCCGACGCCGAGCCTGGCCTCGCGTCGGTCTGTCCGGGTCGAGCACGTGGTCATGGCCGTCGCGGTCCTGGCCCTGGCCGTCCTGGTCGTGCTGCCCCTGACCTTCCTGGTCTGGGGCAGCATGACCGCCGACGGCCGCCCAACGCTCGTGCACTTCAGCGAGGCGCTGGGAAGCCGGCTCTACGTCCAGGCGCTCCGTAACTCCCTCGTCCTCGGTCTCTGGACGGCGGCGCTGAGCGTCGCCGTCGGCCTGCCGCTGGCCTGGGCGGTGAGCCGAACGAACACACCTGCCAAGCGCTTCGTCCACCTGACGGCGGTCGTCTCGTACGTGACGCCGCCTTTCCTGACCGCGATCGCCTTCGTCAACCTCTTCGGTCCCAACGCGGGCCTGGTCAACCGCTTCGTCCGCGACGTGCTGGGCGCGCCCGCGCTGACCTTCAACGTCTTCTCGATGGCCGGGCTGGTCCTGGTCACCGTGCCCCACACGTTTCCCTTCGTGTACCTGCTGGCTGCCAGCGCGCTGGAGTCGGTCGATGCGTCCATGGAGGAGTCGGCCCAGATCCTGGGCGCGAGCCGCTGGCGCACGGTGGCGGCGGTCACCGTCCCCCTGGTGGCGCCGGCCGTCCTCTCCGGCGCGCTGATCGCCTTCGTGAACGCGATCGCGCTCTTCGGATCGCAGGCGATCATCGGCCTGCCCGGTCGGGTCTTCACGCTGCCGACCCGCATCTACGCCCTCTTCGACTATCCTCCGCAGTACGGGCTGGCCTCGGCGATGTCGTTGATCTTCGTCGCCATCACCGTCGTGGCCCTCTACCTGCAGCGTCGCTATCTGGCCAAGCGCTCGTACGTGACGCTCGGAGGCAAGGGCAGCCGGCCGCAGCTCGTCGACCTCGGCCCGGCCCGGTGGGGCGTCTTCGCCTTCTGCGTGGGCGTCTTCACGGTGGCGGTGGCGGCGCCGTACCTGACCCTGCTCGCCGTATCGGTGAGCAAGTCGTGGGGGCTCCAGTTCTGGCAGAACCTCACGCTCCAGCACTACCGCTTCGTCCTGTTCGAGTACGACGTCACTCGCCGCGCCATCTGGAACAGCCTGCTCCTGGCCAGCGCGACGGCCACGCTGGCCGTCCTGCTGGGGAGCCTGGTCGGCTGGATCGATCTCCGGACCGCGCTCCGGGGCCGGAAGCTCCTCGACTACGCCTCGCTCATCCCGCTGGGCCTGCCGGGCATCGTGGTCGCCGTGGCCCTCATCCAGTTCTGGCTCCGGGTGCCGCTCCCGATCTACGGCACGCTCCTGATCATCCTGCTGGCCTACACCGGGCGCTACGTGCCGCTGGGCGTGCGCTCGGCCAACGCCGCGTTCCGCCAGATCGATGCGTCGCTGGAGGAGACGGCGCGGGTCACCGGCGCCGGCTGGCTGCGCACGTTCAGGAGCGTCACCCTGCCGCTGGCCCGCCCGGGGCTCTTCGCCGGCTGGCTCCTCGTCTTCGTCCCGGCGCTCCAGGAGCTGAGCGCGTCCATCCTGCTCTTCAGCTCCGGGTCGATCACCCTCGCCGTCGCGGTGTACAACCTCTACGAGACCGGAGCCCTGGAGCCGGTGGCGGCGCTGGCGATCGTCACCATGCTGATCATCACCGCGGCCATCGTCCTGGCCACCCGGCTCGGCCGGGGCGCCGCCGGCGCCGGGATGCCGCGCGTCGAGCGGGCTGCGGTGAGCCAGTGATGGCCGGCATCGGCTCGGTCCGGAGACGTAACGTGGCGGCGGGTATCACCAGCCCGCGTAACAGGGCGCGGCAGGCCGCGCGGCCGCTAGTGGCGCTGACGAGATAGGGAGAGGTTGTGATTGACCGCCTAACTTCGCGCTCCGGCCGCTGACCGGGGGCGCAGCCGGCGTCCGGCTTGACTCAACGCGCCACTGTGCCTACATTGTAGCCACACCGGAGGGGTCCCCGAATGAAGGCTCGGCTGGTGCGCATCGGTAATTCGCGGGGGATTCGCCTGCCCAAGCCTCTCATCGAGGAAGCCGGTCTCACCGAGGAGGTGGAGGTCCGCGTCAGGGAGGGCGCTCTCATCATCATGCGCGCGGCGCGGCCCCGTTCCGGGTGGGCCGAGGCGGCGAAGCGGATGCGGCAAAGGGCCGAAGACCGGCTCGTGGCGGGACCGACGCCCACACGATTCGACGACAAGGATTGGAAGTGGTAGCGCCCGTAGGGGGCAGGCGCGGCGAGGTCTTCCTCGTCGACCTCAATCCCACCCGGGGCGGCGAAATCCGCAAGACGAGGCCCTGCGTCGTCGTGTCCCCCGATGAGCTGAACGCTCATCTCCGCACGCTCATCGTTGCCCCGCTGACAACCGGGGGTCATCCATACCCCTTCCGTGTTCCATGCCGCTTTGGTGGTAAGGCCGGCTCTGTCGTCGTCGACCAGATCCGCACCGTTGATCACGAACGGCTTCTGCGGCGGGTGGGGCGGCTCGCGCCGGCAACACTGGGTAAGACGCTCGCTGTCCTGCAGGAGATGTTCGCGCCGTAGGGCCTCGGGCTGCGCGGCCCCTGTCCCGGTGACCGACTGATGGCCGGCATCCAGATCGAGCGGGTGACCAAGCGGTTCGGCGCGGTGACGGCCGTGCGGGACCTGAGCCTCGAGATCCGCGACCGCGAGTTCGTCACGCTGCTCGGGCCGAGCGGCTGCGGCAAGACCACGCTCCTCCGTCTGATCGCGGGCTTCATG
This Candidatus Methylomirabilota bacterium DNA region includes the following protein-coding sequences:
- a CDS encoding iron ABC transporter permease; the encoded protein is MAHVLTAPTPSLASRRSVRVEHVVMAVAVLALAVLVVLPLTFLVWGSMTADGRPTLVHFSEALGSRLYVQALRNSLVLGLWTAALSVAVGLPLAWAVSRTNTPAKRFVHLTAVVSYVTPPFLTAIAFVNLFGPNAGLVNRFVRDVLGAPALTFNVFSMAGLVLVTVPHTFPFVYLLAASALESVDASMEESAQILGASRWRTVAAVTVPLVAPAVLSGALIAFVNAIALFGSQAIIGLPGRVFTLPTRIYALFDYPPQYGLASAMSLIFVAITVVALYLQRRYLAKRSYVTLGGKGSRPQLVDLGPARWGVFAFCVGVFTVAVAAPYLTLLAVSVSKSWGLQFWQNLTLQHYRFVLFEYDVTRRAIWNSLLLASATATLAVLLGSLVGWIDLRTALRGRKLLDYASLIPLGLPGIVVAVALIQFWLRVPLPIYGTLLIILLAYTGRYVPLGVRSANAAFRQIDASLEETARVTGAGWLRTFRSVTLPLARPGLFAGWLLVFVPALQELSASILLFSSGSITLAVAVYNLYETGALEPVAALAIVTMLIITAAIVLATRLGRGAAGAGMPRVERAAVSQ
- a CDS encoding AbrB/MazE/SpoVT family DNA-binding domain-containing protein, with the translated sequence MKARLVRIGNSRGIRLPKPLIEEAGLTEEVEVRVREGALIIMRAARPRSGWAEAAKRMRQRAEDRLVAGPTPTRFDDKDWKW
- a CDS encoding type II toxin-antitoxin system PemK/MazF family toxin; this encodes MVAPVGGRRGEVFLVDLNPTRGGEIRKTRPCVVVSPDELNAHLRTLIVAPLTTGGHPYPFRVPCRFGGKAGSVVVDQIRTVDHERLLRRVGRLAPATLGKTLAVLQEMFAP